The sequence below is a genomic window from Pseudomonadales bacterium.
TAGCGTCGTGCTGCTGGTTTTGATGTTGCTGGCCACAGTTTCGTATGCGGCAGCACCGCAGCAGCCTAATTTTGTCGTGATTGTCGCCGATGATTTGGGTGCAAATGATTTGGGCACCTTTGGTCATCCCGTTATTCGTTCACCCAATATCGACCAATTGGCGCGTAATGGCATGCAGTTTGATCGCGCGTTTTTGGCGACATCGTCTTGCAGTGCGAGCCGTGCGAGTTTGTTAACGGGGCGCTACCCACACAGCACGGGCGCACCAAAACTGAATGATGTTGTGCCAGAAAATCAACGATTAATTTCTTCGTACTTGCGTGAGGCAGGCTATTACACCGCAGCGATTGGTAAATGGCACAACGGTGGATTGGTTGCTCCACAATTTGATGTGGTGAAAGACCCGCCGGGAGAGAGTGGTGGTGAAGGTTGGATTGATGCATTACGCAGCAGACCAAAAGATAAACCATTTTTCTTTTGGTTGGCGAGCCGTGATCCGCATGTGCCGTATTCGCCTTTGCCGCCAGATAGTTCGTATCAACCCAAAGACGCCGTGATGTTGCCGGTGTTTTACGACAGCCCTGAAGCACGCTACACGATTGCGCAGTACTACACAGAAATTAGTCGGCTGGATAATTATGTGGGCAAGGTGGTTGCAGAATTGCGCACACAAAACTTATTAGACAATACCTATATTATTTTTCTTTCTGATAACGGCGCACCAATGCCGCGAGCTAAAACCACACTCTACGATGCGGGTATAAAAACGCCCTTGATTATTGCTGGCCCCAAAATTAAAGCGGGATTAAAAACGGCATCCTTGGTGAGCGCGATAGATGTAATGCCCACTGTATTGGATTTGGCAGGTCTGCCCAAGGCGACAACGATGCAAGGTGAATCTTTTTCTCGTTTATTTCAAAAGCCCGATGCTGCATTTCGTCAGAAAATTTTTGCCGAGCAGTGGGATCATGGGTTTGTGTTGAATCGCCGAGCTATTCGTACAGAGCGTTATCTTTATATCAGTAATTTTGCGAAGAATGCTAATCGTTGTATTTTGGAAGCGCAGCCGATGGGGAAAGCTTTGCTGCAAGCTTTTCGCGAAAAGAAATTGAATCGCGAGCAGGCTTTGTGCTTTGGTCATCGCGCACCCGCAGAAGAGTTGTACGATGTGCAGGCTGACCCAATGAGTTTTCATAATTTAGTGGGCGATACAGCTTCAGAATCTGTGTATCAAAAAATGAAGCGCGCTCTAAAACAGCAGGCTACAGATACGCAGGATACGGTATTTCTTCAAGCGATTAATTGATGACTATTCTTTGCTAGTTTCTGCAAACGCTGTTCAATCGTTTGTGCAATGGCCTGTGAAGAAAGACCGCAATCATCCAACAAATCACTGTGCTTGCCGTGATGTAAAAAGGTATCCGGTAAGCCGAGATTGATAATCGGCATTACGATACCTTGCGCTGCAAGAAATTCATTGACTGCTGCACCTGCGCCACCCATCACGGTATTTTCTTCGAGTGTCACTAATAAGTCGTGCTTTGAAGTCAACTGTAGAATCAGTTGCTCGTCGATAGGCTTAACAAAACGCATATCGGCAACACTGGCATTGAGCGTCTCTGCGGCAACCAGTGCGCGTTGCAGTAATGTGCCAAAGCTAAGAATGGCAACGCGTTGCCCTTCGCGTTTCATCACGCCTTTGCCTATTGGTAGTGCCGTCATTTCACGCGCAACCACGGCGTTAATTCCCGTGCCGCGCGGATAGCGCACCGCAGCAGTGCCTTGGTGTTGATAGCCGGTGTAGAGCATTTGTCTGCATTCGTTTTCATCGGAAGGTGCCATCACTACGATGTTGGGAATACAGCGCAAATAGCTCAAATCAAAACTGCCGGCGTGGGTTGCTCCGTCTTCGCCGACTAAACCAGCGCGATCAATTGCAAACAACACATCCAGTTCTTGCAGTGCAACATCGTGGATCAATTGATCGTAAGCGCGTTGTAAAAAAGTGGAATAAATGGCCACAACAGGCTTCATGCCGTCGCAGGCTAAACCGGCGGCGAGTGTAACGGCGTGTTGTTCAGCAATTGCCACATCGTGAAAACGATCAGGAAAGCGTTCGCTAAAAGTAACCATGCCAGAGCCTTCACTCATGGCGGGTGTAATGCCGATCAATTTTTTATCGGCGACGGCCATGTCACACAACCAATCGCCAAAAATATCTTGGTATTTTTTTGCTTTTGGTTTGTCGTCAATCAGTTGAACTGTTTTGGGTGTGGCTTCAATTTTTGACAGTGCGTGATAAGTGATGGGATCCGCTTCGGCTGGCGCAAAACCTTTACCCTTGGTGGTAATAATGTGCAACAACTGCGGACCTTCCAGATCGCGTAAATTATTCAGCGTACGCACTAAATCCGTTAAGTTGTGGCCGTCGATTGGGCCGATGTAATTGAAGCCCAATTCTTCAAATAAAGTGGCTGGCGCGACCATGCCTTTCATATGCTCTTCGGTACGCTGTGCTAATTGAAAAGCCGGTGGAATTTTTGATAAAACTTTCTTACCGCTGCTGCGTACCGATGTATACAGTTTACTTGCCCAGATTTTGGCAAAATAAGTGGCGAGCCCGCCGACATTGTGTGAGATCGACATATTGTTGTCGTTCAACACCACCAGCATATTCGCACCAGTGTGCCCTGCATGATTGAGTGCTTCAAAGGCCATGCCCGCGGTCATTGCGCCATCGCCAATCACAGCAACCGATTTGCGCGCAAGATTTTGCGCTTTCGCAGCTAAGGCCATGCCGAGTGCAGCAGAAATGGAAGTGCTGGAATGACCGACACCAAACGAGTCGTAAATACTTTCACTGCGTTTGGGGAAACCAGACAGGCTATCTTGCTGACGAATACTCGTCATCTGTTCGCGACGACCGGTGAGAATTTTGTGCGGATAAGTTTGATGGCCGACATCCCACACCAGTCGGTCATCCGGCGTGTTGTAAACATAGTGCAGCGCAACGGTGAGTTCGACCACGCCCAAACCTGCCCCGAAATGCCCGCCGCTCTGCCCAACGCTGTACAGCAAGTATTCGCGCAGTTGGTTGGCGAGTTCCGGCAGCTGCGCTTCATCCAATTCACGCAGGCGCGCAGGCGTGTCAATACTGTCCAGCAACGGTGTTTGTGGCCGCTGGCGAGGGATCTCGTGAAACAGTGTGGGAGGCGGTGTTGGCGTCATGCGCGGTGTTTCAACAACAGAAAATAGATTCGCATTGTAACGCTGTGCTGCGTTGGGGTCAGTCTCTTTGGTTTGCGTTGCTTACACTGCCCAGCGGGCAAAGTAGGGCGGTGTGCCGGTTTGTTGCAGCGCGGTGCGGTGTATTAAATCCAGTGCAATAGCGGCAGCCAGCTGCTGGCAGTATTTGCGCGGTTCGTCCAGTTGAAATTGCTGCGCACGAATGTTGTCTTTGCTGCCCCAAGCGATCCACACCGTACCGACAGGTTTTTCTTTTGTGCCGCCATCAGGGCCCGCAATGCCAGAGACAGCGACGGCGTAGTCTGCGCCGCTACGCTGCAGTGCGCCTGCTGCCATTTCACACACGGTTTGCTCACTGACTGCACCGTGCGCTTGCAGTGTCGTTTCACTCACTCCGAGCATGGCTTGTTTCATCGCGTTGGAATAAGTGATGAAGCCTGCTGTAAAAACGCGAGATGAACCAGGCTGTTCGGTGAGCATCGAGGCAATTAACCCGCCAGTACAAGATTCAGCACAGGCGAGCGTTTTTCCTTGTGCCGCCAGCAGCTCAAGTAGTTCTGCAGCAGAAGCAAAATCGCTCGCGTCAAAAAAACTGTTGAGCGGCGTGTCACATTCCTGCACTGTTAATCACCCATTTCACGAGGATGACGATGCTGGAAATAAAAACAACGGTAAAAATCAGCCCAGCAACCGCATAGACTTTTATATTGCCTTGTGTGAAATCCCGCTCACGATTTTTATTGCTTTGAATGCCAATACCCGCAGCCAAAGTGCTCATAAGAATGGCGCGGAATCCTGGTGTCTTGGCTGCTTCTTGGTTTTTTTGCTGTGATGATTCGTCACTCATCGGATACCTCAGGGTTCATAAGCAAGTGCAGGTGAGAGATCGTATTCTACCTGTGAGATATCTTGTTGTTTACGCGCTGCAATGGCTTCCACTTGATCTTTCAATATTTTCCCTACAGCGAAGTAGCGTGCTTGTGGATGCGCCATGTACCAACCACTGACACTTGCCGCAGGTAACATGGCGTAGTGCTCTGTGAGTGTGATGCCGGCATTTTTTTCGGCATCGAGCAGTGCAAACAATTTGCGTTTCTCGGTGTGATCAGGACAGGCTGGGTAGCCGGGCGCAGGGCGAATGCCGCGATAGCGTTCGCGAATCAATTCATCATTGCTGAAGTTTTCTTCAGCGGCATAACCCCAAAACTCTTTGCGTACGCGTTGATGTAAATGCTCGGCAAAGGCTTCAGCTAAACGATCTGCTAAAGCTTTGACCATAATGGCGGAGTAATCATCGTTGTTTGCTTGATGTTTTTTCACCAATTCCATAGCACCAGTGCCAGCAGTCACGGCAAATGCACCCATGTAATCTTTCAGGCCGCTGTCTTTCGGCGCGACATAGTCTGACAGTGCCAACAAAGGCGCTTCATCGTTTTTATGATTTTGTTGACGGAGATGATGCAGAGTGGTTTGCACCGTGCTGCGGGTTTCATCAGTGTAGATTTCAATGTCCTCACCGTTGACTTGATTCGCAGGCCATAAACCAAATACAGCACTCGCTTTTAATCGTTTATTGTCAACGATGTCTTTCAACATGGTTTGTGCATCATGAAACAGATTTTTTGCCGCTTCACCAACGACAGAATCTTCCAAAATATTGGGATATTTTCCTGCCAGTTCCCAAGTAATAAAGAAAGGTGTCCAGTCGATAAACGGCACGATAGCTTCTAATGGATAGTCTTCAAAGATATGCAACCCCGGTTGTTGCGGAACGGCCGGTGTATAACCTTCCCAATCAATTTTAGAGCCAATTTTTTGGGCGTTTTCAAAAGACAGTAAATGCTCGCCACTGCGTCGCTTCGCTGTGCGCTCACGCACTTGCACATATTCCGCTTTTAATTTTTCGACATAGTCATCGCGCAAATCTTTGGAGAGCAGGGTAGTCGCCACGCCCACCGCACGCGAAGCATCTGGCACATACACCACTTGGTTGTTGGTGTAGCGCGGTTCAATTTTCACCGCCGTGTGCGCTTTGGATGTTGTCGCGCCACCGATTAAGAGGGGCACTTGGTAATCCAGTCGTTGCATTTCACGCGCCACATGTACCATTTCGTCCAAGGATGGTGTGATAAGCCCAGATAAACCTACAAAGTCGGCGTTTTCTTCTTTGGCGACTTGCAAAATTTTATCGCAAGGCACCATCACGCCTAGATCTACTACTTCGAAGTTATTGCAGCCGAGCACGACACCGACAATGTTTTTGCCAATGTCGTGCACATCACCTTTTACCGTCGCCATCACAATTTTGCCGTTGCTTTTTTTCGCGCCGGCAATTTTCCCCGCTTCAATAAAGGGTGTGAGATGGGCGACTGCTTGTTTCATCACGCGCGCGCTTTTTACCACTTGCGGTAAAAACATTTTTCCCGCGCCGAACAAATCGCCAACGACATTCATGCCGTCCATTAACGGGCCTTCAATCACATCCAGCGGTTTTTCACTGTTAACACGCGCTTCTTCAGCGTCTTCCACGATCCAGTTGGTGATGCCCAATACCAGTGCATGTTCAATGCGTTTGTTGACCGGCCATTCGCGCCAACTCAAATCTTCTTCTTTTTTGGTGGCGCCGCCGCTTTTGTAATTGTCAGCGATTGCGAGCAGTGCTTCGGTTGCACCGGCGTGGCGGTTCAATACCACATCTTCGACTTTCTCGCGTAAATCGGTGGGTAAGTCATCGTATACCGCGAGCTGCCCCGCATTGACGATGGCCATATCCAAACCTGCTTTAATCGCGTGATACAAGAAAACCGAGTGAATGGCTTCGCGTACCGTGTTGTTGCCGCGAAATGAAAAAGACACATTCGATAAACCGCCAGACACCAGTGCGCCTGGGAGATTTTGTTTGATCCAGCGTGTGGTTTCGATGAAATCGACCGCATAGTTATTGTGTTCTTCAATACCGGTGGCGATGGCAAAAATATTCGGATCAAAAATAATATCGTTAGGATTGAAACCGACTTCGTTGACGAGAATGTCGTAAGATTTTTTACAGATTTCGATGCGGCGCTCCAGCGTGTCGCCTTGACCTTTTTCGTCAAATGCCATCACCACAATCGCTGCGCCGTAGCGCTGGCACAGTTTCGCCTGCTCAATAAATTTTGGCACGCCTTCTTTCATGCTGATGGAATTGACGATGGCTTTGCCTTGTGTGCATTTCAAACCGGTTTCGATCACTTCCCATTTGGAGGAATCGAGCATCACCGGCACTTTGGCAATGTTGGGTTCCACTGCAATCAATTGTGAAAAATGTTTCATCGCAAACAGTGAATCCAACATCGCTTCATCGACATTGATGTCGATCACTTGCGCGCCGTCGCTCACTTGTTCTTCTGCAACCGAAAGTGCAGCGTTGTAATCGCCATCCATCACCAAGCGTTTGAATTTGGCGGAGCCCGTGACATTGCAGCGTTCGCCAATATTGGCAAACAGCGAGTCGTTATCAATGGTGACAGCTTCTAAACCGGAGAGGCGCAGTGCCGGTGGAATGGTGGGAATAACACGCGGTTTGTAATTGCCTTCGCGGATGGTTTTGCTGATGGCGGCAATGTGCGTGGGTGTTGAACCGCAGCAGCCGCCGATAATGTTGATAAAACCGTGGCTGGCAAAGTCTTCGATAATGTCAGACATTTCTTCAGCGGTTTGATCGTAGCCGCCCATTTCGTTAGGCAGACCAGCGTTGGGGTGCGCGCTGGTAAATACGCCTGCGACACGAGACAGTTCTTCAATGTGCGGGCGCATTTCTTTACCGCCGAGGGCACAGTTCAAGCCGACAGAAATTGGGTTAGCGTGAGCGATGGAATTCCAGAACGCTTCGACGGTTTGGCCAGTCAGCGTGCGGCCGCTTTTATCGGGAATGGTGCCGGAAATCATGATCGGCAATTCCAATCCGCTGTCTTCAAAATATTGGCGCGTGGCGAAGATGGCGGCTTTGCAGTTCAGTGTGTCGAACACGGTTTCGATCAAGATGATGTCTGCGCCGCCTTCTATTAAATACTGGCAAGCTTCGTAGTAGTCGCGCACCAGCTCATCCCACTCGATGGAGCGCTTGGCAGGCTCGTTGACATCGCAGATCGTGCAAGCCGCCTTGGTGGTGGGGCCGAGCACACCAGCGACGAAGCGGGGTTTGTCTGGCGTGCTGTTGGCGTCACACACGGCTCGCGCAAGGCGGGCGGCCTCGCGGTTTAGCTCAGGCACCAAGTCTTCTAAATGGTAGTCGGCCATGGAGGCGCGCGTGGAATTAAACGTATTGGTTTCGATGATGTCCGCACCGGCATCCAAATAGGCTTGGTGAATTTCGCGGATGACTTCTGGTTTAGAAAGTACCAGTAAGTCATTGTTTCCTTTGACATCATGATGCACATTCTTGAAGCGCTCGCCACGATAATCGGCTTCTTCTAGGCCGTAGGTCTGCACCATGGTGCCCATCGCACCATCCAAAATCAGGATGCGTTCCTTTAATGCCTGCTGTAGCAACAGGGTGCGAGCGGCGATATTGGCTTGGTTTGGCGTAGACATGAGGTAATTCCTGACTGCGGTGAGGGGGCATCATAGCAGCCAAGCAATCTATATCAAAGTTTTTTGATATAGATTTTCTGCTGCTTGCAGGCATAATGCCGCCACTTTTTTGCAGTAGCAGGCGTGACATGCAGCCAGCCAGCACCTCCAAGCGTGATTTGCGGATCGATTTCTTTCGCGGGTTGGCGCTGGTCTTTATCTTCTGGGATCACATTCCAGGCACGGTATTCGGCGACATTACCATGCGCAACTTTGGGTTTAGCGATGCTGCGGAGTTGTTCGTCTTTTTATCCGGTGTGTCAGTGGCAATCGCTTACGGCAAACGCATGCAACGCAAAGGTTATATTTCAACTGCAATGCATATTTTGCGTCGCACATGGACACTGTATATCGCGCATGTTTTTGTACTGACACAATTGATGGCGATGCTGTTTATTTTTAATGATCATATTTTAACGCGCGATTATGTGCATGAAATGGGATTGCATTATTTTCTTGAGAATCCTAAGGCCGCACTGGTTGCCAGCTCACTGCTAAAGTTTCGACCTGGTTTGATGGACCCGCTGCCTTTATACATTGTTTTGTTGGCGATGTTGGTGGTGGTATTGCCCTTTTTGTTTCGTCGCCCATTGTTGGTTTTTTTATTTTCTGCAGAGCTGTATTTACTCGCTATTTTCTGTGAGTGGAACTTGGAAGCTCGTCCCAGCAAAGTGTGGTTTTTTAACCCCTTTGCGTGGCAGTTTTTATTTTTTATTGGGGCGTTAATTGGAGCGCATCGTGAGGCTTTGTCGGAGTGGGTCAAGCGCTGGCATCCTCAGATATATTTATGCATTTCAGTAGCAGCATTTATTTATCTTGTGCTTTCTGCATTGATTGTTCTGTCGTGGCGTTGGCCTGCAATACACGATGCGTGGATGCCGCTGTCTGTTGCTCAATGGTTGTATCCCATCAGCAAAACGGATTTGGCGGGTACGCGTTTATTGCACTTTTTAGTACTGGCACTTGCTGTCGCTTTATGGGTGCCACAAGGACGATGGTTGGAGCGAGCGCTGCCGCGAGTCATGCAAGCGATGGGAAGACACTCTCTGCCAGTATTTTGTACCAGCGTGATGTTGTCGCCGATGGCGGATGCACTGAATGCGTCAGCACATGATCAGTTTTGGGTGCAGTGTGTTACTGCATTAGGCGGCGTATTGTTATTGTGGTGTGTTGCACAATTATTGGAATGGTATCGCCGCGATGAGCGCGGTAGTTAATCGTGAGGTGATCGTATGCCTTTGCATACATCTGAGAATAAAAATTTAGTGGATACGGTTGAGCGTGAAGTTGTGCGCGCCTATTTGGCGCATCCGTATGCACCGGAAATGACACCAGAACAGATTCAAGAAAGTCGTCGCACGATTTTGCAATTATTAAAAGAGCGCGATGCTGTTTTAGTGGCGCATTACTACACCGCGCCTATCGTACAAGCCTTGGCAGAGGAGAGCGGCGGTTGTGTCGCGGATTCTCTGGAAATGGCGCGCTTTGGACGCAATCATTCTGCTAGCACTTTGATTGTTGCTGGTGTGCGTTTTATGGGTGAGACCGCAAAAATCCTCACACCGCA
It includes:
- a CDS encoding CinA family protein; its protein translation is MQECDTPLNSFFDASDFASAAELLELLAAQGKTLACAESCTGGLIASMLTEQPGSSRVFTAGFITYSNAMKQAMLGVSETTLQAHGAVSEQTVCEMAAGALQRSGADYAVAVSGIAGPDGGTKEKPVGTVWIAWGSKDNIRAQQFQLDEPRKYCQQLAAAIALDLIHRTALQQTGTPPYFARWAV
- the dxs gene encoding 1-deoxy-D-xylulose-5-phosphate synthase, giving the protein MTPTPPPTLFHEIPRQRPQTPLLDSIDTPARLRELDEAQLPELANQLREYLLYSVGQSGGHFGAGLGVVELTVALHYVYNTPDDRLVWDVGHQTYPHKILTGRREQMTSIRQQDSLSGFPKRSESIYDSFGVGHSSTSISAALGMALAAKAQNLARKSVAVIGDGAMTAGMAFEALNHAGHTGANMLVVLNDNNMSISHNVGGLATYFAKIWASKLYTSVRSSGKKVLSKIPPAFQLAQRTEEHMKGMVAPATLFEELGFNYIGPIDGHNLTDLVRTLNNLRDLEGPQLLHIITTKGKGFAPAEADPITYHALSKIEATPKTVQLIDDKPKAKKYQDIFGDWLCDMAVADKKLIGITPAMSEGSGMVTFSERFPDRFHDVAIAEQHAVTLAAGLACDGMKPVVAIYSTFLQRAYDQLIHDVALQELDVLFAIDRAGLVGEDGATHAGSFDLSYLRCIPNIVVMAPSDENECRQMLYTGYQHQGTAAVRYPRGTGINAVVAREMTALPIGKGVMKREGQRVAILSFGTLLQRALVAAETLNASVADMRFVKPIDEQLILQLTSKHDLLVTLEENTVMGGAGAAVNEFLAAQGIVMPIINLGLPDTFLHHGKHSDLLDDCGLSSQAIAQTIEQRLQKLAKNSHQLIA
- a CDS encoding OpgC domain-containing protein — protein: MQPASTSKRDLRIDFFRGLALVFIFWDHIPGTVFGDITMRNFGFSDAAELFVFLSGVSVAIAYGKRMQRKGYISTAMHILRRTWTLYIAHVFVLTQLMAMLFIFNDHILTRDYVHEMGLHYFLENPKAALVASSLLKFRPGLMDPLPLYIVLLAMLVVVLPFLFRRPLLVFLFSAELYLLAIFCEWNLEARPSKVWFFNPFAWQFLFFIGALIGAHREALSEWVKRWHPQIYLCISVAAFIYLVLSALIVLSWRWPAIHDAWMPLSVAQWLYPISKTDLAGTRLLHFLVLALAVALWVPQGRWLERALPRVMQAMGRHSLPVFCTSVMLSPMADALNASAHDQFWVQCVTALGGVLLLWCVAQLLEWYRRDERGS
- the metH gene encoding methionine synthase gives rise to the protein MSTPNQANIAARTLLLQQALKERILILDGAMGTMVQTYGLEEADYRGERFKNVHHDVKGNNDLLVLSKPEVIREIHQAYLDAGADIIETNTFNSTRASMADYHLEDLVPELNREAARLARAVCDANSTPDKPRFVAGVLGPTTKAACTICDVNEPAKRSIEWDELVRDYYEACQYLIEGGADIILIETVFDTLNCKAAIFATRQYFEDSGLELPIMISGTIPDKSGRTLTGQTVEAFWNSIAHANPISVGLNCALGGKEMRPHIEELSRVAGVFTSAHPNAGLPNEMGGYDQTAEEMSDIIEDFASHGFINIIGGCCGSTPTHIAAISKTIREGNYKPRVIPTIPPALRLSGLEAVTIDNDSLFANIGERCNVTGSAKFKRLVMDGDYNAALSVAEEQVSDGAQVIDINVDEAMLDSLFAMKHFSQLIAVEPNIAKVPVMLDSSKWEVIETGLKCTQGKAIVNSISMKEGVPKFIEQAKLCQRYGAAIVVMAFDEKGQGDTLERRIEICKKSYDILVNEVGFNPNDIIFDPNIFAIATGIEEHNNYAVDFIETTRWIKQNLPGALVSGGLSNVSFSFRGNNTVREAIHSVFLYHAIKAGLDMAIVNAGQLAVYDDLPTDLREKVEDVVLNRHAGATEALLAIADNYKSGGATKKEEDLSWREWPVNKRIEHALVLGITNWIVEDAEEARVNSEKPLDVIEGPLMDGMNVVGDLFGAGKMFLPQVVKSARVMKQAVAHLTPFIEAGKIAGAKKSNGKIVMATVKGDVHDIGKNIVGVVLGCNNFEVVDLGVMVPCDKILQVAKEENADFVGLSGLITPSLDEMVHVAREMQRLDYQVPLLIGGATTSKAHTAVKIEPRYTNNQVVYVPDASRAVGVATTLLSKDLRDDYVEKLKAEYVQVRERTAKRRSGEHLLSFENAQKIGSKIDWEGYTPAVPQQPGLHIFEDYPLEAIVPFIDWTPFFITWELAGKYPNILEDSVVGEAAKNLFHDAQTMLKDIVDNKRLKASAVFGLWPANQVNGEDIEIYTDETRSTVQTTLHHLRQQNHKNDEAPLLALSDYVAPKDSGLKDYMGAFAVTAGTGAMELVKKHQANNDDYSAIMVKALADRLAEAFAEHLHQRVRKEFWGYAAEENFSNDELIRERYRGIRPAPGYPACPDHTEKRKLFALLDAEKNAGITLTEHYAMLPAASVSGWYMAHPQARYFAVGKILKDQVEAIAARKQQDISQVEYDLSPALAYEP
- a CDS encoding DUF2970 domain-containing protein, with product MSDESSQQKNQEAAKTPGFRAILMSTLAAGIGIQSNKNRERDFTQGNIKVYAVAGLIFTVVFISSIVILVKWVINSAGM
- a CDS encoding sulfatase — protein: MMYGAVRSVVLLVLMLLATVSYAAAPQQPNFVVIVADDLGANDLGTFGHPVIRSPNIDQLARNGMQFDRAFLATSSCSASRASLLTGRYPHSTGAPKLNDVVPENQRLISSYLREAGYYTAAIGKWHNGGLVAPQFDVVKDPPGESGGEGWIDALRSRPKDKPFFFWLASRDPHVPYSPLPPDSSYQPKDAVMLPVFYDSPEARYTIAQYYTEISRLDNYVGKVVAELRTQNLLDNTYIIFLSDNGAPMPRAKTTLYDAGIKTPLIIAGPKIKAGLKTASLVSAIDVMPTVLDLAGLPKATTMQGESFSRLFQKPDAAFRQKIFAEQWDHGFVLNRRAIRTERYLYISNFAKNANRCILEAQPMGKALLQAFREKKLNREQALCFGHRAPAEELYDVQADPMSFHNLVGDTASESVYQKMKRALKQQATDTQDTVFLQAIN